Proteins from a single region of Pseudomonas quebecensis:
- a CDS encoding S-type pyocin domain-containing protein, translating to MSPPDITLPPIIVTPDPPLPNPPGPLPGGGVIAKPLPWDGKFASGPEVYAFFNQERITSDRYTMSVIVTVASAQRSMEQSYTAYLPQLPADVEAEIAAGVGPNPLSELEKANKEKSVVDGLIAQNTAELATANAAATAFFGRNVLAVEMKKSAVYFANIFQSPKNPNRPLDTYKNWEASATAAYSAKILEEKIRILTEKSALLTQNVATAQAAEDVRLAAEAEAKRIADEAAAAEAARIAAEVEAKRVADEAAAVEAARVAAEAEAKRIADEAAAAEAARIAAEIEAKRVADEAAAAEAARVAAEAEAKRIADEAAAAEAARIAAEAAEQARLAAEAIRVANTFRAPGPASAAAPFVITSAGTIAVIEAAAVTLQTAIRSAIAALTSLAAGTASGLLVGVSALIYSPKLANGELPERYTFSTPVSDLTPELSQDLPAIAAAGGTVDLPVRLSSKTAADGQSEVIVVKTDGVTIPSKVRVVAATYNAEQNLYSVTTGDAPPRTLTWTPIVDPGNSSTTLPAEQPAPPVYTGASVTPVEGRIDTFPGVADAGFDDFVTVFPADSGLPPIYVMFRDRREDPGVATGVGQPVSGTWLGAASQGEGAPIPSQIADQLRGKEFKNFREFRETFWKAVASDPELAKQFILTNRDRMITGKAAKSRKADAVGKRSSFELHHIDEVAKGGDIYNIENIRVLTPKRHIDIHKEVK from the coding sequence ATGTCACCACCAGATATTACTCTGCCTCCCATTATCGTGACCCCTGATCCACCATTGCCCAATCCACCAGGGCCTCTGCCAGGGGGTGGGGTCATTGCTAAACCACTGCCATGGGACGGCAAGTTCGCTTCTGGCCCTGAAGTTTATGCATTTTTCAATCAGGAACGAATTACGAGCGATCGGTACACAATGTCTGTGATTGTAACCGTCGCTAGCGCTCAACGAAGTATGGAGCAATCCTATACGGCCTACTTGCCCCAATTGCCGGCTGATGTTGAAGCAGAGATCGCGGCAGGTGTAGGACCTAACCCTCTCTCCGAACTTGAGAAGGCCAACAAGGAGAAATCCGTTGTAGACGGCCTGATTGCGCAGAACACCGCAGAATTGGCTACCGCTAACGCAGCTGCTACCGCTTTTTTTGGTAGAAATGTGCTCGCGGTTGAGATGAAAAAAAGTGCGGTTTATTTTGCAAATATCTTTCAATCACCTAAAAACCCAAACAGGCCCCTTGATACTTATAAAAACTGGGAGGCGTCAGCTACGGCGGCGTATTCAGCAAAAATACTTGAGGAAAAAATACGAATTCTTACAGAAAAGTCCGCATTACTGACCCAGAATGTTGCTACGGCCCAGGCAGCAGAAGACGTACGTCTCGCGGCGGAGGCCGAAGCCAAGCGCATTGCCGATGAAGCGGCAGCCGCTGAAGCCGCCAGAATCGCCGCTGAGGTCGAAGCCAAGCGTGTTGCCGATGAAGCGGCTGCAGTTGAGGCAGCCAGGGTCGCTGCTGAGGCCGAGGCCAAGCGCATTGCCGATGAAGCGGCAGCCGCTGAAGCCGCCAGAATCGCCGCTGAGATTGAAGCAAAACGCGTGGCTGATGAGGCTGCCGCTGCTGAAGCGGCGAGAGTCGCGGCAGAGGCTGAAGCTAAGCGGATCGCGGATGAAGCGGCAGCAGCGGAGGCAGCCAGGATCGCCGCCGAAGCAGCTGAGCAAGCCCGCTTAGCTGCAGAGGCTATTCGCGTTGCCAATACGTTTCGTGCTCCAGGCCCAGCGTCAGCGGCTGCACCGTTTGTTATAACCTCGGCGGGAACCATAGCTGTCATTGAAGCGGCGGCAGTGACCTTGCAAACAGCTATCCGCTCTGCAATTGCCGCCTTGACCAGTTTGGCAGCTGGCACCGCCTCAGGTCTTCTGGTTGGGGTTTCTGCTTTAATCTATTCGCCCAAACTGGCTAATGGGGAGTTGCCTGAACGTTATACGTTTAGTACCCCTGTGTCGGATCTTACCCCTGAGCTAAGCCAAGATTTGCCAGCCATTGCCGCCGCCGGCGGTACCGTTGATTTGCCTGTTCGGCTTAGCTCGAAAACAGCTGCAGATGGGCAGTCAGAAGTCATTGTGGTAAAGACTGATGGTGTGACGATTCCTTCGAAAGTCAGGGTGGTGGCTGCTACTTATAACGCCGAACAGAACCTGTACAGTGTGACGACAGGAGACGCCCCACCAAGGACTTTGACTTGGACACCGATTGTCGACCCTGGTAACAGCTCGACCACCCTACCTGCCGAACAACCTGCTCCACCGGTCTACACTGGAGCTAGTGTAACGCCGGTTGAAGGAAGGATTGACACTTTCCCAGGGGTTGCAGACGCTGGTTTTGATGACTTCGTCACCGTGTTCCCGGCAGACTCGGGTCTGCCTCCAATCTATGTGATGTTCAGGGACCGGCGAGAGGATCCAGGCGTGGCGACAGGTGTTGGCCAACCTGTGTCGGGGACTTGGTTAGGCGCTGCATCACAAGGTGAGGGTGCACCCATCCCGTCGCAGATTGCCGATCAACTTAGAGGGAAGGAATTTAAGAACTTCAGAGAGTTTCGAGAAACCTTCTGGAAAGCCGTAGCTAGTGACCCAGAACTTGCGAAACAATTTATTTTGACAAACAGAGACCGCATGATCACTGGTAAAGCTGCAAAGTCCAGAAAAGCTGATGCTGTGGGTAAACGATCATCTTTTGAACTTCATCATATTGACGAAGTTGCGAAAGGCGGAGATATTTACAATATCGAAAACATTCGTGTTTTGACACCTAAGCGTCACATAGA